Sequence from the Tursiops truncatus isolate mTurTru1 chromosome 18, mTurTru1.mat.Y, whole genome shotgun sequence genome:
ATTCTCCTAAACTATGGCACAAATGAAACTACCTATGAAACGGAAAtcgactcacagacatggagaaaagactcgtggttgccaaggcagagggcagggaagagggtgggagagggaaggattggaagtttgggattagcagatgcaaactagtatgtacagaatggatggacaacaaggtcctactgcagtaAGATCTTTACGTCTTTCAGTTAGCCAATTCCTTACCACAAATCCACTGCCTGAGAACTATAGAGGATGTATTAAGGTCTTATTTTGAGTTCTCCATCTGTCAAATCTTGTTTCTGTTATAGGGCaatgataaataaaagaatacatatataatatataaatgatcATTATgatgtgtatataatatgtattaagaGAGAGAATTCCAGGATAATTTTCTGTGTCAAAAACCaggatatgggcttccctggtggcgcagtggttgagagtccgcctgccgatgcaggggacatgggttcgtgccctggtccgggaagatcccacatgccgcggagcggctgggcccgtgagccatggccgctgagcctgcgcgtccggagcctgtgctccgcagctggagaggccacaacagtgagaggcccgcgtaccgcaaaaaaaaaaaacaaaaaaaaaaccaggataGATCGATGTGTTCAGTCAATACCAAACCACAGAGATGGGGTCTTTTTACAGTCCAGTCAGAGAGGTGTAAATAAGATCATGATAAAAACTAAACATTAACTAAATTCTGAATGTAAGCCATCTACCAGAAGTCacatcttaaaaaatacaaaatgatgaaCTTAGAGCAGGGTTCTCAAGGCGGTGGTCTCAGAaccagcatcatctgggaacttgttagaaatacacatTATCAACTCCCCTGGCCAACCCCCCAAAACCTACTAATCAGAGAGCCACCCTGAGTAGGCtccaaaaatctgttttaaaaagtccTGAGGGTGACTCCGATGCATGCTAAAGCTTGAGAACCACCAGCTCAGAACTCAAGGCCGCTTGCCTGGACTTTATATTGTAAGGTTAGAGGGAGCTGAAGGAAACAGCAGGAGCTTGTGATCTGTGAGGCGCAATTTAAAGAGGAACAAAGAGAGCTCTGCGTGCCCCCCCAGCTGGCCCAAGAAGTGGCTCGATTTCTTAAAATTAGAGCAACTTCTTTCAGTTAAGACACTGTCACTAAAAAGCCACCATGCCCATTAACACGCCAACACTTACTTATCTTATTCCTCAGCTGTCACTTGACGGAGCCTGGATATGAAGGAAAGCACGATGGGACACACCATACGTCAGGTCAGGTTCAAAGTGCAGCAAGGGGAGAAGTCCCAAGCCCTCACCCAAAGGGATGAAAGACAGCCCAGGTGGAGCCCTACAGTGAGGGGACTCTGGAGAGGCAATGATGCTTTCAGCACAGAGACGGGGATGCTCTAAGAAACACTCTGTCATCATCACCGTCTTGAGCAGCATGTAACCATCAATTGGTTGAGGAGATGGGTCTCCCCTGGCTTCTCAGGACAGAGCAGTATCTACACTGGGAAGGTAGTTGTTTGCCACTGATTAGTAGTCTACactcattttatacatatatgtgactCACATCCAAACTAAATGTGGAATAATACCAATTTGGGACTCTTTTCCATACCCCGTCGTTAGAGCGCCAGCAGTTTCCGAAGATGCGATCTACAAATTCAGACCCTGACAATTGCAAGCACCAGTGGGCAGAACTTAAGATAGCCTTAATATGTCTTTACGGCGTTCTTACATGCTTCGCTTACAGAGCATGTAAATAAGATATTTTACTAACACGTACGTCAAAAGTTTGGTATGAAGTTTCAAAAATTCTGTTAAAGTACTTAATGACTACAACAGTATTTGAAAGCACGTGATTTTGTGttccacaaacaaaaacaacattacAACCTCTATTTTCTCATAACACCATTATCATAATCTCTgcatgttaacatttttattacatgtGATATACCTCAAAGGCTTTCtacatgccttttaaaaattcaattgagGGTAAAATTCAACCCAGGctcgtttttaaaaattatgaccaAGACATGACTTCAGATATAAGATGGAGATGGTGGCAATTAAAGTTTATGCTCAAGTTACCACAAGAAAGGCAGAAGTCACTGATTCCTTGAAGTATTTCTTTTACAGGTAGTAAATGTCCATGGACAACAGTCCCATTCTGTGTTGTTCCACCCGTTTACAGGTGACATTTTGACCTCTAACCAACCACAGCAAGACAATTCAAAATGAAGGTTGACACTTTGTCCTTTAACTAGTTCCAAAGTACTGCAGGGGTTTTACTGCCTGATGTTACACCATATGTGCAAACTCCAGACACAGCAGGCATGTTTAAGTAGGATGCCTCTGTACTTTGCCATTATCCTGTTTCCTGTTGTTCTGGAGCAATCCGAACTTTAGCTAAACATAACCTTTCTGGGTGAATCATTTTTAGTAGAAGAATCCGCCTTATAGCAGAGTGCCCTGCACTTTGACTGTATTTCGGAAGCATGGCCACTGACGGAATTCATAGAACCCAGTGGTTTGGTATTTTGCAGTCTTTATGAAACCCACCCATTTTATGAAaactttcataaaataaaattatttaccaCTTTTTCTTATGAATAAAAACTCAAACAATTATGAAATGAACCACAGGAGTAATTCTTTCTGAAGCATTTTTTTGGTCAACTGGTCTATCACTAAATGGTAATGTTTAATGGCAGATTTTTCAAAACCTTTTCCGtaattcaagttattttttaattctaaaatgacTACTGTCTTGGGTAATGGGATGTATTTACTTACTCGGGCCCTCAAAAGGTTCGAATCAGAAAAGCCCTCTTAGGTTTTACATTCAGAATTATTTTCTGCCAGGATTTGAGAAATGCTAATAATAACCTATATCTTCAGCTCAATGTCAGTAACTCTTACCAAACCAGAGTTCATGAAAAGCATATACTAAGGAAAAAACAGTCCTTTAAAAAGTATACATAACTTCCCCAATGGCCTTTCCCCTTGAGTTTTATGTAAAGTAGAACATTTAGCTCTTTATAATTCCCTCAAATCTATAAATCTCACCAGTCTCAGATTTATTTCCTGTTGCCTTCCTTCATTATACGTTTAAAGGTGATCAATAAAAACTGATTTCTCTTTGTAAGCACTTTCCTGTTCTGCCAGAAATAACAGTAGTCCCTGCCCTTAAacgaagaagaaaaggaaaaggaatatttaccggaaaaggaatatttaccagaaaaggagaaaaagaaaccgcCCCAGTGTTTTTCCTGAGCCAAGTGAAACGCAAACAGCAAATCAAGTTTattcttaaaggagaaaaaccttaaaaatattcctGGCATTAGTCCTATTCTTCAAATCTGTGTTATCAACAAGTTTTTAACTCTGGGTTTGTATTTCCACTCTCTACAAAAACCTCATTATACTGCCTAATAGCTTTACTGTACTGTCTTTCTGTAGGAATCCACACATCACACGCAAGACTTGTGCTCAATGCTGAACAGTGAAGCAGTAGAGGAAGGATAGTAAGTCCCCCAGCTTGCCTCCTAGGGCAGAGTGGGATGCAAGACCAGCAGGAAAAAACAGATGAGAACAAAGTTACATCTGGTAAGGAAATCAAGAACTGCAAACAACGTATCTCTGACTCAGAAACGCAAAACTTTCAGCCACTTGAATTTTTAGCACAAGAATTTTCTGACCCAAAATGTTACTTGAAGGTTTTATATTAAATCATCTGAAATCATCTGTTGGGGTTTCTCCAATATAGACTCTACTCCAGAACTCTCCATTTTTAATGTTCTGTCTTCTGCATTTTTCAGCGAAGACCATGAGAAAACACCCAATGAAACAGCAACAGACTTTTACTTTGTAATGAAGTTACGAATACATTTTATACGTTTTCCTGGCTTCCTGTTTTCTTGAACTCTGTACTATCTACAGAGGTTGTCCTATTTCACCAAGGCAGACTATAAATCACACGAGTTCAGCCCGTCAGGTTGAAAAATGGAGGTGAAAGGCACAGCAGAAAATACATGAAGTATaattaaaaccatatgaccaGAGATATTGAAGCAATACTTGTTGGAGGCAACCCAAGTAAAAATCAAATCTTTTCTAGTGTTAGTGAGACTGGCCAGTCCCTTTGAAACAAACACACATCACTtgctaaatacttttttttttttctctccttcacagCAAAAGCACCGGGAGAAGTTCAGCCCTAACAAGGTACTGAAGCCTATCTTTGTGGTATGGTTAAATTCACAGTTGTTCATGTGAAACTGATCTCTCATTTAAAACAGTCatgatttatttagaaatatagttTAAGATGGGGCAGGGCTCAATTTTACATCCACCAAAAAGGATAAAAGGCTTATGATGACAATGTTGAATCAAAAaccttttctacttttctatgaAGGTTTCATCTCCTAAGACCTGAGGATTCCAGAAAGACACAGATACTGTAATTGCTTGTTGTTGATCATAAAGAGCCAGCAGCTATAAAATCCAGACCGCCTCCTGGACTACATTATAAACAACCTAGACACTACTGCCTCACAGATGTGGTACTGAGCAGGCCAATGATGTCCATGTTTAAGGATGTACAGAATTAAGAGCTCTTGAAGTTGTAAAGCATCTTTGACTTTGGCAATCTGTCCCCAGAGCCTATGTTCCCTGAGCGTTCCAAGGGTCAATTACCATAATCTCAGTAGATAACTGGAACACAACTTTCAATATTGCTTTGGGGTTCCAGTAAACAATGTAAATTTAGCGAAGTCACTTACCCCCCAGAAACTGAATTCCTCCAGCCACTCTTCCCACTGTCCGGGAGATGAGCTCCGACACACAGCAGCCCATGAGGGCGGTGAGCGCCACAAGCAGGAGGAGGCCACAGCCCAGGCCTGTCACGATGGTAGAAATCCTCCATTCTGTGCTGGGGATGCCCTGGAAGGAGGCGTAGCGCCCACATTcctccaccatcaccatcatctgcCGACTCTCATCGTGCACGGGATACGAGCACCTCCGGAAAGTACCGAAGGACACAGGCTTGCCCAGCTGAGATCCCCAGAGCCAGTAAGGCATGAAGAACCCCACGCAGGAGGTGGCAGCACAAAGAAACGAGAGCAAAGCCCAGATGACCCCGGTGCAAGTCAGACTGGATGCCATCTTTCACCAGACGGGGCAAAGAGGACCCAAGGTAACTGTTCTGGGTCTGCAGGAGGGAGTGAAGGTGTGAAACCACCGGGGACCCACAGGTAATCCACAGTTCTGTGATGGGAGAGTGTCTATTAACAGAACGGATCTTCAGTCTTACTGGGCATCAACTTCCCATCCTGTGCAGTAAGGAAGATGGTCCCTGGTAAAAccataagaaatattaaaagttaaatgtttttagaaatgCGATTAACACCGATTCAGTTGGTCTACAACTTTCAATTAATAAACAGTCAAAGATGCCTCCATACTTCAAAAGTGAGAAGAATCCCTTCTCTCTATAAACTTCTCCGTAATTCAAATGTTGTCAGACTGGCTCAAACCTTTTTCATGTCTTTATCTCCTATAAATGTCCCCAAATTAACTCATGCACTTAAAGAAATGCATGATTTCTACTTGCCAAGCCAGTGAATTCATTTCATATACTCACATTAAAAGTAATGTAGCATATTTACCGGCAGTAAACATAATTCCGAATGTTACAATAAAATGAACCATACCGGGGTTTGCTCAGCTGGCTTGCAAGTTCACGCTCATAACTTGTCGCAACTTCTCTGTGTCCCTTTAGGTGCATTAACACTCTGCACGAGCCCGAACAAAATAATTAGGATCACAATTACACACTGCCCAGGCATACAGAAAGGATGGGACTATTAGGCATCCCCAGTCCTCATTCAGTAGCGTTTGTGAATGCCTTCAATCTCAACTAGCTTCTAGTGTCAACGAAAGAAAGCCTGCGTACGGCTTATTTTCATACCTGCAATTTTGATTCACGGCCTCCAATTAAATTATTGGAACCATCTCTACTGCTGAACGAGTGTCACTGtctaatctgaaaaagaatccacACCTGCCAGGACTCTACATCGATCCCCAGTCATTCTAGTGATTCCACGTGCATTCACTTCCATACCTCCCTCCCTCTGAGAGAGTTCCAGAACCACTTCCCACACTTTTCACAGAGAACGCAGAAGCCCAGAGCCACGCACCCCAGTTCCGTCCCCAGGACTCTTTTAACTCCAGCTTAACGTCACCCACCCCCTCCTTTCCCAACCCTCGCGCCTGCCCTTTccttcccacccaccaccccatTTCCACCCCAGTGTGTCACTCCAGGGGAGTTCCGgctacttgtttgtttttttaaatcttgtcaACTGCGGTCAGCATCAGCATTAGCGGCTGAAGTTGGTCTGCTGGGCCCGGAGGCTGGGGAAGACGGATGGCACGGGGACGTGGGGTGGAGACCGCCCTCACCTCGCGCGGGGGCAAGGCGCCCCGGGGTTAGCCAGCCCCCGGCAAAGgcctcccccactccaccccgaAGACACACAAGGATCCCTCAACCCCCAAAGCGGGAGAGGGGCGTTTTCCAGCCGGCTCCGCGCGGAGGGAGCGGATGAGGATGGGCAGGCAGCACCCCCCGGAGGCAGACGCCAGCAGCGGACGCGGCGGGCAGGGAGAGCCGGCCGGCAGCCCAGCTCAGGAAGTCCGAAGCCCGGGAGCAGCCCAACTCCGGCGTCCGGAGAAAAAAGGAGCGGGGCCCGCGCCCCGGGGCAGCCGCGCGCGGGACTCACATGGCTGGCGGGCGGCGGCCACCTTCTCTCCCGGCGCCGGGACGCACTCACAACTTGCTGTCTCTCCCGGGCGGAGCATCCACGGCACGCAAGACCGTCCTTCCCTTTTCGCCGCGGTCCCTAACAGCTGCGGAGCCCCCGGGCCCGACGCGGGAGGGAGAGCAGGGGCCGGCAGCAGGCGGAGGGCTCCGGGAGGACGCGCGGCGCCGCCGCCCGTGCAGCCCCGCTTCCCGCGGCTCTCTGGCGGCGGCTCGGGCGGAGCGCTGTGGCCGCGCGCGGGGCGGTGTAGCTCTCAGGCGGAGGGGCGGATCTGCCTTTGGCAGGCGAGGCACGCAGCGCCTCCTCCCCTCCGCCGCCcggccctcctctctctcctgtcccctcccctcgcGCCCGCCGGGACTCGGAGCGGACGCGGCGAGGGCGCGGCGCGCCAAGGCGGGGACCCTCCCGGcacgcggggcggggcggggggcgcggcCGCCGAGCGCCGGGGTCTCCTCCGACCCCCTGGGCGGCTGTCTGGGCTCCTCCAGCCCCGAGCCCTCTCCCGCCTTCGTGGCCCCGCGACTCCTTCCAACGCGAGAGTGGCGGAGGCAGAGACCGAGAAGTAGGGGCGAAAGTTGCTTGTCCTCTCGGATGCTCGCCAGGGGCTTGGAAGATGAAACACGCTCCCTGTTCGCTTTTCGGGGGTCTGGTATTTGGGGTTTAAGCTCCGGTCTCCGACCGCCTTTAGGAGACGGAGATGGAAAGGAACGCCTCAGAGACTGGGCGCGGTGACCCTTTTGAGCTTTCAGGAGCTCTTGGCACGTGGTCACTTTGTAAGGGGGTGAACAGGGCCAGTGTGGGCGTGGGAATGAGAGGCGAGAGCAGAGAACCCGAGGCTCAGGGATTCCGTCAGGCAGCCGCCTTTCCAGCCAAGCCAGGGAGAAAGCAGGGGGAGATGACAGCGAGCCTCCCCCAAGAAACATCCTCTTCAGGAACCTCTCTCAAAGCATTTCTCCCTGTctgtccccctctctcctcctctttctctctctgtctctgcctctctcgctctccccctctcctctctcttcccctcccccctttctcttCCATCCCTCCGTCCAATCAATTTTGCAATCAATACCGCCATTGAATTTCTTTACTGAGAAACACGGATTCTGATTTCCCCTCTGGGCttaaggtttttgtttattttttcttgtcattaGCGCTAACCTCTCTGGAAATTTAGAGCTACATTCAGTAGACTGTGGGTCTCTGCTGAAGACGGTATTTTAAGAATCCTGCCATCTGGGAATAGCAGTTTGTGAAGTAGCTACTTCCTCAGTACAGTTTGTGCTTTTTCAAAGCAGTTGAAAGTTAATAACTGGGTAGGTATATATTTCATAGTAAATTTTCAAATTGTACCCTTTAAATTAGCCATGgtagagtactttttttttattatagctggAGATGTGCgttctttcattattattttgaaaggCTTTGTGTAATTAGTTCCAACCCTTTATGAGGTCATAGACCTTTTTAAGAATATGGTGAAACGGATAAgcctcccagaaaaagaaaaaaatgcacagtAGTATCAAGTTTTCTCACAGTGGTTCTCAAGGGAGAGTATGACCCCTCCCAGGGGATATTAGGCAaggtctggagatatttttgattATCATGAACTAGCATCTGGTGGGCAGAGgtcaggggtgctgctaaacaccctacaagGCACAGGACAGACCCCcggaattatccagccccaaatatcAGTAGTTCTGAGGTTGAGAAAACCTGTTTCAATAAAATGTCCGATGGTTCCCTGTTCCCCTGCATCCCTTCCGTGATCAGAATCCCTGATCAAAtgctctgatttatttttatttgtcttgtaCAAGTCACTGGTTAATGAGTTCAGTGACTGTGTTAATAATGATTGGCCTGACTTTCTGTTATGTATCATGACCTAGTTATTACACAGAGCCTTCAGATCTGTATCATGTATAGGTAGAAGGTATGACTCCATAAAgacagaataatgagagtgagaTTGGGACTCACCCTCCACACACCCACTGTGGATATTGGTCTAGGACACTTTCTCAATTTGGAGTTTGAAGCACCGAGATGGCTGGCTGAGATTTAAGTCCTGGCTGTGTCTCAGTCCCAACACTAAGTCTTCTTAATAGACTATTTTATCTAGTCCTCAAAAGAAAAGCGGAAAAATATGAAGGAGGTACAATTATTACtttacagagaggttaagtcatttggCTGAGACCTTACAGCTAAAAGGTGGACTTCAAAAAATATCTCATTATCTGCATTCTATTAAACAGTAAATGCTATTGAAGAGATTCTGCCTAAgatgaagatgaagacagaggaggaggctggttgttttcttttttaatctgtcGGGAAGCAGTATCAATTACTCATGAAAGCATAGCGTATTACATACTAGGACTCACATTTCTGACTTAGAGGAGTGAATTTGGACAAGCGGTGCCCTTTCTGGGCCTAAGTTCTCTCATGTGTAAAAAGAGGTTGGAAATAGATGATTCTACCTCATGACTTCTAGCATCATGATTATATAGATACTGTTATATTTGAGAAGAAGTTTAGGGTCATCTAATTTTGTTCAAGTatataattttacagatgaggaagcagaggctcagaaTCCTTCCAGTGTCTTACCCAGAGCTGAGCCTCGAATCCATGTATCCTGATCTCTCATTTCATTCCACCGTGTAATTATCTTCCCAAACTACCGAGCCATCTGTGTTACTCCTTGAGTTCTTGTTTGCATACTTCATAGGCAAAATGcattatactattttttaaaacccttgcATTAAATTTGCACCTTCAAAAGGATCTTTAAATTACTTCCCAGCCAGAAGTTCTCACATAGCAAATGCTGCTTATACCTCTTATTCCAGGTTTGAGTTTCTAGCATGTTTGGATGGTAGTCCCATTAAGTCATAAGATGAGATCATGAATGTAAAAACATGTGGAAAGCTATAAGGCATCTAGGACAATACTCTTGGTTAGCTACCAAATATTAATTCCCAATCCCTCTTTCTTATTCACTAGATACTTTTGGTGGCCACATGACCCTATTCTAGACAATGAATCAGCTGAGGAGTCCTCTAGGGAAGACTGTATTCTCTGATTAAAGAAGGAAGCATGAGAGAACAGTTCTCTCACCATCTTGGCCGCCTTTTGGACacattattgaaaaataaaatgcttagagtTGTGGCAGCCTTTTTGTAACTACAAggaaaatcacagaaataaatcCTAGCACCCTAAGATTGTGGAGCTATTCACCTTTTGAATTTTTTAGAAGTAAATTATAGACTGTAAGTAGATTTAAGtcattgttatttaaaatttctgctttttagtatctgaaagcatttctaatTGATAAAGCACTGTACAGATAAGACATTTGctcaatgattaaaaaaacacacattagTCAACATTGTATCCCAGTGCTTGGCAATAGAAGATAGATACTCAATAATTTGAACATTAACTGAGGGAAttcataaacaaatgaatattattGTGATTGTTTCCCTGTTCTAGTGTAGCCTACAGAGTGGGTAtttatcttttaaacagagaaagTGTGCTATGTGAAATTAGGGAAGGAGTATGATAGTGAAATATAGGAAACACCATGGATCAATAACTGCTGACCATTGGGGATTGGTTGAAAAGGGGCTTCTTCAGTTCACATATGTGGCAATCACTATAGTTTGGCTGATACAGTGTCCTTTCCCAACCCTCTTCTTCCATACCTTTCTCTCCAATCGAAGCAGTGAAAGCTAAAATCTCCATTTCCCGGCTGGTCTTGAAATTTGAGGGGCATGTGACAGTGCTGGCCAATGAGAGGAAAGTGGAGGGATGCTGGTCTCATCACATCCACACCCTCTTTCTTCAACCTTAGAAAATGGATGTGGTACACTTTGTAGCACAGCAGGCACCTTTCAACCACGAGGTGAAAAGCATTAGGACAAAGCCCACATTCTAAGAATGATGGAGTAAAATGGTGAGTCTGGATCCATGGTATCTTCCTTAGGCCGCTACATTATTCTCAGACTTCCCTTAGGTGAGACCAATAACCAACCCTTAGCTGTTTAAATCTGCGATTAGCATTAAATAAATACCTGCTAGACTATTCAAACTAACTGTTCTCTTGCAGTCCAAGAGCTGGCAACACAGTTAAGTGGATTAGAGCACGGACGCTAAgcagagcagagaagagagagggcagaACGATGTCAAGGGAGAATTCATTCTCCAGCAATCGGTGGCTGCAGTAGGCATTCCTCATCTATAGCATGTATTAGAGAAGATGGACCCTCCTTACAACTTGGCAATAGAAACAGGAATAGCTATGAAGATAGCTGATAAAATGTCTCCCCTTAAAGTCTTAACTTTGAGAAATTCAAGGAGACTGAAATTCTAAGCATTATAAATGGCCTGAGACAGGGAGGTACACCTCAAAGACAGACCAGCAAGAGAGAGATGCAGGAAGATGTAAGATGCAAAAGAACTAGTGGATAACGAAAGGAGAGACTCCATATAGAGCCAAGGAAGAGAGATTTTCCTTAACTGTTCCTGGCTGGGGAGTTTATCAGTTTATTATCAGAATGGATCATTTGTTCCTCAACAGAGGCTGGGAGATACCCCAAGAAATGTTCCACTAGCTAAAAAACTATAATCAGATTTTTCAGCCCAGAAACAGCAAACGGTTAAAATAAGTAGAGACCATGGtaagttcttcattttttttttgccatttccttccttcctaaacTACCCCTTCCCTTCATGAATGCCTTCTTAAAACAGATTTAACGAGGTATTGCTACGGTGTCCATCTtatttgtagggaaaaaaaaaaatctcatgggaCAAGGGACCTTTCAGATTTCCTGGTCTCCATTTCAAGTAGTCTCTGGATGAGATCATGGATTGCTTTTAGGATGattattcttccatttgtatacatacatttaCCACAGCCATCCTAACATCCTGTTTAAgtaaggttgcctatttcattttCTAGGACAGAAATAGCATAGGATAGGATGTGTTTGATAGACTCGAGACCCCTCTTCCCTGTAGAAATTGCATATGTCTCGTTATGTACTATTTCTAAACATAGTGATTTGTATGACTATATTCCCCAGAAGCTCTCATGGAAATAAGATGCAGACAGTCTGTGGCCTGCTCCCAGAGGTGCTGTCTGCATTCTTTTTATGAATTAAAGTAgcatacacattttaaatcaataacTCATtcataagaagaaaaacatgtgAAGTGTTAAATCACATTTAACACAGCGAACACTTGACATTAAACCATCAAAATGAGAAATGTCCGTAATATATTTTTGCTACATGACCCAGTATACATTTTAAAGCAGTGCATAATTATGTTTAATACTGAATCAGTGTTATGCTTTTGCTACTTTTAAattatgcttcttttttcttctggtatCAAAAGTCATCTCAGGCTTTTTCAGTGTTACAactatgttttctaatttttaaaacttttcccaGAATATGTAGAAAGAGGAATATAACAGTCTCCATAGAAACAGATAAAAATTTTGTGTATATGTGGATAATAATATTTTCCACCAGTGTCATAACTTCTGAGAGAACTCACAAAGATTTGTactacagtattttaaaaatcttaaatccCACCCTCCTTCACCAAAATAAGATGCACTGCAAGGATTGAATATACTAAGACAACAGTCTAACAGAAGAAAGCCAAACTTAAATGCTGAATTTGGTATTATAATACTAAGAGGGGTTAACAAACACtgatttttctaaagtaaataaTTTCGTATTACAGAAATTGTGAAACGGCAGAGGGGGAATGCCTCTTCCCCAGTTCCCTGGATTTCCTCAGGAGAAATCTAGCTGAAATGTACCCGGGCTCTCTCCACTCATTCAAACCCTTGGGGCAACTGGTGTCTCCAGGGAGAAACCACCTGCCAGTGTGCTGGTCAGGGCTGCTTCTCTCTTGTAGGTGAATCTCCCACATGGGAGACCTGCCCTCATCCATAT
This genomic interval carries:
- the LHFPL6 gene encoding LHFPL tetraspan subfamily member 6 protein isoform X4, whose translation is MASSLTCTGVIWALLSFLCAATSCVGFFMPYWLWGSQLGKPVSFGTFRRCSYPVHDESRQMMVMVEECGRYASFQGIPSTEWRISTIVTGLGCGLLLLVALTALMGCCVSELISRTVGRVAGGIQFLGGLLIGAGCALYPLGWDSEEVRQTCGYISGQFDLVP
- the LHFPL6 gene encoding LHFPL tetraspan subfamily member 6 protein isoform X2, with the protein product MASSLTCTGVIWALLSFLCAATSCVGFFMPYWLWGSQLGKPVSFGTFRRCSYPVHDESRQMMVMVEECGRYASFQGIPSTEWRISTIVTGLGCGLLLLVALTALMGCCVSELISRTVGRVAGGIQFLGGLLIGAGCALYPLGWDSEEVRQTCGYISGQFDLGKCEIGWAYYCTGAGAATAMLLCTWLACFSGKKQKQYPY
- the LHFPL6 gene encoding LHFPL tetraspan subfamily member 6 protein isoform X1 — encoded protein: MASSLTCTGVIWALLSFLCAATSCVGFFMPYWLWGSQLGKPVSFGTFRRCSYPVHDESRQMMVMVEECGRYASFQGIPSTEWRISTIVTGLGCGLLLLVALTALMGCCVSELISRTVGRVAGGIQFLGDIGTSSKWNCQRSPVPGRGLLIGAGCALYPLGWDSEEVRQTCGYISGQFDLGKCEIGWAYYCTGAGAATAMLLCTWLACFSGKKQKQYPY
- the LHFPL6 gene encoding LHFPL tetraspan subfamily member 6 protein isoform X3, which produces MASSLTCTGVIWALLSFLCAATSCVGFFMPYWLWGSQLGKPVSFGTFRRCSYPVHDESRQMMVMVEECGRYASFQGIPSTEWRISTIVTGLGCGLLLLVALTALMGCCVSELISRTVGRVAGGIQFLGDIGTSSKWNCQRSPVPGRGLLIGAGCALYPLGWDSEEVRQTCGYISGQFDLVP